ATGAATAagagcgagatagagagagagagagagagagagagagagagagagagagagaagcgcatTGTGGGAATGAGCGATAACACGGGGGTGGCTTACGCAAATTCTTCACCGTCAGGTCAACTCAACTCGCGTTTAAAGCTTAATGCGTGTTACGGCCGTCCTCGCGTAAGAGTGCTTTCACGGCCGTTTAAACTTACTGTCGACGGGAAAGTAGGGTTTTTAAAAAAATGTGGCGCAAAGAAGCCGGAGTAATTAACTTAGAGGACCGTTGCGCTAAGTAGCGACCTTGATGAGAGGGCGGCCAATCGCGAAGCGCTAGAAAAAAGTGAGCGCACTCTGCGCTCATTCGTCGTGCGTAACTCTACGAGTGACTTATCGACCTTCTTGGCGGCATTATCGAATGTACTCGCTGCGTTCAACTGTAAAGAGTAAAAAAGAAGTGTGCGTTAGAGTGCGCGATTACGATTTATAATGAGTTTTTTAGATAACGTTTTGGGCAATGTAATAAGGAAACAGCGTGGCCTTTTCACACAGGGACAAAGCCaacgacacggacaagcgctgactttctaCTATGTCGTTCCCTTTGGTTTTGTCCCCGTCTGCAGAAGTCGCGCTGTTTCTTTATTGCTACGCATAACCAACGATAGCCCAAAGCTTTACATTACTAAGTTTTAGGCAACATTTGAAGAAACGCTGCATACCTATAATAGCAGTATATAtagaccaactcgcccagcaaggaCAGCCTGCATTCACGAAGTGTCATGAACAGAGATGCCGTGGAGAGTATTAAAAAGACTTGAGCGGGCCCAACGGCTGACAAGAGATGAGATCTCCACGTAAAAATCCCTTATATAATAGGCAGTTTTAATGAGGATTTCTTCTCGGAGCACGCAAAGTTGGGCGTTTTTATTCTAACTTAGTAGGCGTTGTAACAAAATTCCCCAGGCAGAGATCGCGCGCCGTCTATGATGTTTGAATAAGTTAAGGGTTGTGCGCTCGAAGCCGTGACGCCAGGCGCTAGACAGATAGCCTGCCCATTATCCGTGTGCTTGAAATGAAACGATGGCGACTCTTGACGGCGTTACATTGTTATACCGAGCAGTTATTACCAATCACGAAGAAACCACCATACCATGTTTGTGAAGAAGCTGACCAACGAATCCTACGCGGGCTGTTGACtctgtgaaagagagagagagagagagagaaagacgaaagggaaaggcaaggaggttaactaagctttggctcggttcgctaccctgcacgtggggtgggggaaaggggcAGTAAGAGATAGGATAGAGCAgaaagaacaagagaaaaaaaaaagaaagaatgaacagTTAGAGTGAACACACACGACGCGAACTGGCGCTGATAGTTCGCAAACGCTCGTGAAGTCCGCTCGTCTTCAAGTAGCACAATAGGGCTTCTGTGGCATTTATCATGCATGAAACCGTGGGCCAAGGTCCCAGGATCTTGTTTTCTGATAATGTGCTTGCATCAAAACGATGGAGTTTGGCTCCTAGAACACATCGTTGAGTCTGGTAGGATGGGAAGTAGCATAGAATGTGCTCAATCGCCTCCTGACAGCGCACACGCTGCATGTCGCAATGTTTGCCGACCCAGTGACACAAGGATATGCATTCATAAATGCCACACCGTAAGTGCATTTTCTGCACCTATAGTTGCATATAAGCATTGTCGTTACGTATGTCTACGCACTTAACAACACGTAACAACACGTTCCTACAGTGAACTGTGGGCAACAGGAGCATCAGTCAACCCATACGAAACAACAATGATACTACTCGCGCCCTCAGTTTCTTAACGGTTATGGAATCTAGGATGACGGGATAAATGGTTACGGGATATTATACCGAGTGCTTTACACATCTTGAAACATTTCCTTTTTCAAAAGGGAAGTGATACGTTACAGACTAATGAGACCAATTTTATGTCATTCACGGTCGTCTTGTATTACTCAAATAAATATTTTTCTATATTTTCATAAATTACTATTTTAGAAGTACACAGCGTTCCAAGAGACACACAATTAAGCTGTTTCAAACATTCTTCTTTTTTACctagcttttatttttttatttccacaAAATCGTGATTGGCTAAACAATTTACGTCACTGCACCTTTCCTGGGCGCCTATTTCTGGGTGCCTTCAATTATCTTTCAAACTAAAAAATTTTGAGTGgctaacaaaaaacaaagaataatAAGTAGTCTACGGTTGTTTTCATTCGTGTTCGGTGCCGGCTTATCTTTTATCACTTAAGACGGTGCAACATTTTGATGTTTATCCCGAAGGTTGCATTTCCCGAACGACCTACGCGCGTGGGGAACGTGAAGAGAGAAATTCGAGCTCGTGTaatcccaagaaaaaaaaatggccgatAGCGCTCTAAAATTGTTACGTAAACGAATTCCTACACTTTCTCTTAAACTGAAACTTGAGCAAGATATAGCTGCTGAAATAATTAAACGCGCAATCGTTCGCTCCGCATTCAGTAAGCACGAAATAATTCAGGACACAAACGTTTAAGTGCAGCTGCCGCCTCGTTCAGGACGTACGCTCAGGTGTTCACCAAGTGCTCTTGATCCGTTTGCGCCAACGCTTGGCTGAAGAGATACGTCGCGTCGATCGAAGTCGTAAACAACAGCCGTTCGCCTACAGAAATAGCGTTCTCCttttgtttattcattcatttgtttattttgtttAAGAAATCTCAGCAGAATCGTTCCACTCCATCTATATTACGTTTCACACTGCATTTTAACGAGAGAGCCAAAGCTTCATCCctcattaaacaccttattggcaagagctttaatataaagtttcagtggataccatcccacgttggcattgaaggcaatgaaaaggctgatgcccttgcatgcgaagcgcggacatctgttccaaaagtaagaactcctaaaacttaccagaacaacaaagatgcgatacgcaatcatttcaacgcgatctacaagtttccacaccaagcatgtgtaatcaccggactttctcgtgaacaagcgacgctgttgtaccgcataagaaccggctccgcatacaccccggcttggtcattcaagactgggcgatacgcttccccgttttgtgccttctgcggtgacatcggggacattgaacattttatttggctttgcccgcagtttgatgtggaaagagcagcgatggtccgcaccttgcaaaaaggttgtcataggcaccggacatatgaagacgtcatttttccggaagggcccgcggcaacgaggaggagtgtgcaacgaattttgttggttttcctgcgagacactgggctgttcagcACTTGGTGAcgtacccctacaattcaggagatgctcaggcggaacaattgccggccatgcaggccaggctaaccccgcctgctgcaacatcatcaccaccaccaccaccaccaccattcatcccccctccccccccccccggccctcATCTGTTGATCGAGTCcaaaacatgcttcacaatggatgaaaaaaaaggaatatgAAGCCATGGGCGTGCTTCTCATGATGGCTTGCCATTGGTCCGTGGCTTTCCGGGTGTACAgacgggaagtaaacagttcttggaattcaacatgaggggcattcggccgccattattgtcaaaaacctgcctAGTCATAACGACGGGACAGGTGTGACTGGTAACAGATATTGcccccgcccccttccccccGTGCGCACTCCAGTGAGCTTTACTTTCATTCCACCAACTAAAACAGCACCTTCTGGCATTGCAGGCACGTACAGTGTTTATCAGTTAGCTTGAACAGCCCTGCTCGTCGCTGCCATTTTGACAGATTTATCAATACTGAGTAAAATAAAAAAGTGGTCCACTGTTGGTTATAATATCTGCTCCCGTATGTCAAACTTCTTCAATTCATATGGCCAAGCTGCTTGAAGAATTTAGCCATCTTCAATCGATCAAAAGTTTCGATGACGGTGAAAAAAGTGCAGTgcaaaaaacaaagagagaaaaagtgTTAATCGAGGTTACCATTTACTTTAGCCATCAAGAGATGGTTACCGTAATCATTGGAACGGGTATCACGTCCCAAACTGTTTACCACAACTGGCATGAAACTTTACTGAACTGACCTACAAAATTTTGTGCACGGCTGCTGAATGTGTTTACCGTGTTACACGCGTCATGATGTCCCGCAATGTGCTATATTTTGTCACAACATTCTCAGAaatgcttttcttttcctttattcTTCCTCCGTTTTGTGTGCCAAGTGACAAGGAATAGCCGATTTGTCACCAACAGGCGCCAACCCTCACCTTTTTCATCACGCCAATAAAAACAAATACCAAAAAATTCAAACTGCAGTACGTCAATTAACGGGGCTTCCTAAAGCGTTTCGTGGAGTTACTTCCGGGAAAAGCCGTCACGGAGGCTCGGAAGTTTCGGTTCGGCTTTCAAACGAAATGGGCGAAATGAAATCTTCTCAGATGTCAAGCCGTGCAAGAGCTGTAATGACGAGCCGTCTATTTGTAACCGTGATCTGGGTCGGTACTTCGTCCATCACGGAGGCGCTACTTTCTTTATCATCATTATATATACTATTTAACTATGACATACAGATTTTACTTCGCGCTGTGCGCTGCGCAAACGACATTCCTTCGCCCTCCGTGGTGCCTCGGGGTATAGAGTGACTTAACCCGATCCTGTGAATTGCACCGCTCCGCTGCCAGCACTTCTCATTTACCGGAGGTCACGGAATAATTTGACAGCCCCGCGTTCAGCATtcgcaagattaaaaaaaaaacatggctccgAAGGTAGAATTCGAAATATCCGGACCGAAATgaacttcttttttctctttttttcacacCAAGGAACGCTTACGTATGCGACGTCACCCAATACATCACGGACGAAGGAGATAACCCTACACGACAACACTTTTACTTCTGTCGTGTAAACGTCACAAGGACTGTTCGTTCCTCGTGAAACATGAAGCGTTCCGACACATGCGATAACAAGTTTCCCCTTTCCGATAAGCCCGAGGAACgcgttttttgttctttcttttcttctttttttttttgcggaagcaTTTCCTTCGCAATTCGCAAATCCGCAAGAACGCACAACACAGATGGCCCGTGTCCATACGATTAAAACGAAATGCTTCTTACGTTATATAATTTTTCGTAAGAGCAAACACTGAGAATTATATCCGACTTATAATCAGCCATGAGGTATAGCCGCTATATGGTAAGCAGATCTAAGGAAGAAACTATAATATAAGTGAATTAATTCGTCCCACACTCTTTTGTTCGCTTATTGCAATATACCTTTGAAAgccagtctatctatctatctatctatctatctatctatctatctatctatctatctatctatctatctatctatctatctatctatctatctatctatctatctatctatctatctatctatctatctatctatctatctatctatctatctatctatctatctatctatctatctatctatctatctatctatcaactgCAGAAACGGAGTCACTTATATTCAAAGGCGAGCTTTATCAGACAAGTTTTCAATCGTTTATGGTAATTTGAAGTGAGCGACATAGGGATATAGGCTGTCTATTGCGaccggaaaaaagaaactcgagcGCCGCTAACGCTGAACGTAAGTACGGTGCAAAATGATGCGAACTTTAAAAATTGTGTTGCTGAAAGTTGACGAAGTGAAAAGCCGCAGCGTCCCTTTTTGGACGCTGTTAATAGTTTATCGTTTATACGTACGTCCCAGCTTGCTTCCtccttttcattcattcattcattcattcattcattcattcattcattcattcattcattcattcattcattcattcattcatcgctTCTTCTAAGCTCACTCGCTCATTCATTCTTTCACACTCAAGGGCCGGCGCACGCTCTTTCACTTACGCTCTTTTCACTAGCTTACATTCACAACGTCTTTCAGATTCATGGTAATATTNNNNNNNNNNNNNNNNNNNNNNNNNNNNNNNNNNNNNNNNNNNNNNNNNNNNNNNNNNNNNNNNNNNNNNNNNNNNNNNNNNNNNNNNNNNNNNNNNNNNCCTCGAGTATTTGGAGTACCTGTTCCTTTTCACATTCTCTATTTGCTATACAGTATAACGATAGCGTAAGCTGCAAGCGGTAGTGACAAGTCGCGCAAAATTGTCTCCACATAATAGCACAGCGTCATAGTAAGCGCACTTTCATGTTGCCCTATCACTGGCTTATTGCTTGCATTCGTGTGTACCAGTGCCCAATTATCTGTTTCGATTTGAAAACAAAAAGCCGTTTCGGTACGCGTAAATCTGAGCAAATGTGGCAGTGAAGGCGGATTCATGCAATTATTAACGGTGGTGCTTGCGTCTCAAGGCCATTCGAATGGCTTGAATAATTGCTACGGCATTTTGCACTTACTGTAACACTGTCATACAAGCTCGATGCGGCTTTGAGAACTGATTCTTGCACCTTTTTCATTCGATGCGTGCTGTAACTTATTACTGTTATTACTTAAAACACATACAACGGAAATATTTTGCGAGTAAAGGTGCGGCCATACAATATAGATCGGCTTAACCTTGAGCATTTACGCGTATAAGGATGCCATATAAGCAAACGTTATAATGGGGTGTAACGCcccaaactacgatatgattatgaggcacaccctAGCCGTGGACTCCGGATCAAAGGTGAcaacctgggtttctttaacgtgcacctagcaATTTCTGGCCCGAATGGTTGGTTCCTTGCTATCTCTGAGCCCCAAGCTCCTCTACCAAGGGTTTCAGTAACCTTTCTTCCACATTACGTGGACAATGCACTCCACATATATGTGGACACTGCTTTAACGCTTTAGGAACTTAGCTTCCTCATCGCACAGATGCACTGATCCTCGCCTCTGTATACTGCATTTGGTCCTTGTTAGAGGATAATCCCCTGGGCTGTAAAAGATTTGCTGTAATCTATTTTCCTTGCATCGTCACCTTGATCATCTCCCTGAGTTCCTATATTCTGCTTCGTTCAGTTAGTCGAGTTAGCTCAGAACTTCAGTCATGGAGGGGCGTAATTGGCTAAACTTTGCCGGACATAGAGGAAGTTGGTGGAAGAAAAGAGACCACTGTTGCGAGCCAGGAATAAACAAACGTAAAATAATTTATTTGTCCTATAAAGAGAGAGGGGAGAGCGAAATGGGCCCTGGTTGGTGGAAGGCTGGCGACCCGCCGGTGAAGTTGCATCTGGACACTCAGACCCCACCGCCCAGGAGCTCGGATGTGCTGTTGGAGGAGATGAAAAGAAAAAACTGTCTGTTAGGCATCGTGCGTACAAAAAATCAGCGTAGCGCTACAATAGGTAGTTTTGCTGTTACTTTACCGGCTTAAGCAGGACCCTACCGCTAGCTGCTATCTACAATTTGGTAGTAGTACGTAAGCAAGTAGATTTCGCCGTACTTTAACCAATAATTGTACAATAAGTCTCGCTTTACAAATGCAGATTAGTACGCCAGTTCACCAATTCGTGGACGCCGAGGATACAACGTATAGGTTGTTTTTCCTGGTTTAGCCGTTCAACCTGAACGCAGGGCGCTCGTTGCAGCCAGCCTCGTAGAGCCAGTTTATAAGCGGCTATCTCTATGTGAACTTAAAGCCTCTATGATTGTTTTCCTAGTTACCACGTACCTGAGACGAGGGGATGATTTAACCGTAGAACTTTCCACCGTAGCCGTAGCCGCCGTGGCCGTAGCCGTGGCCGTAACCGAATCCGTGTCCGAGGCCATAGCCGACAGCGACGGGGGCGGCGACAGCGACGGGAGCAGCGACAGCAACCTTGGCGACAGCGGGAGCAGCGACGACGGCGGCACCGTGTCCGTAGCCGAGACCTCCGTAGCCATAGCCGCCATAGCCGAAGCCTCCGTAGCCGAGGCCAAGGCCGTATCCTCCGTGTCCGTAACCGTAACCGTgtccgacggcgacggcgggagCGGCGACGGCGCGGGTCACAGCGACACCAGGGCCGAAGTGGTCGCTACGGTAGGTGTAGGAGCGGGCAGGGGCGGCAACGGCCACCTTAGCCACGGGGGCAGCGACGGCGACCTTGGCGACGGCGGGGGCAGCGACAACAGCGGGAGCAGCAACGACGGCGTGGCCGTAGCCTCCGTAGCCTCCGTGGCCGTAGCCTCCGTAGCCGAGGCCGTAGCCACCATATCCACCATAGCCGAGGCCGTAGCCACCGGCGTTGGCGGAGTAGGCAAGAGCCAGAACAACGAGGGCGGTGAACTGCGTGAAGAAAAACTGAGTGTTAGGAGAATGTGATGTGCTCACGCAACGCGAAGTTAAGATCGCTCGTGTCTGTGATGTGCTACAGCTGCACTTCCACCAATAATTATCTACAGATCGAGCTGCTGAACTTAGCACCTTCCGTAAGCTGAGTAACTACACTTCCTCGAGCTATACTTTTCCGACTGTGCGCGCGTATCGAAAGCTCTTGTCTGTTCTGCTGTTGTCTCGTAGCGATATTAGTCCGGTGGTTTTGTCGAGGCACCTGTCCCAAGGGGGCACGGACAGCCCTAAGGCGTGCGACGGAGCTGGTGGGTACGTTTCCTCGCAGAGTCGGTTCTATCCAATCACAGAATGGGTGCTGCAGTAGTCGAATCAGTGCGTGGATACTCACAGCGTTCATGGTGTGTGTGGTCTCGGTGGAGCTGATGTCCAGACTGACTCTCCTCTGCTCCTGGTCACTCTTTTATACCTCGGGCCCAAGTGGCCGCTTCTCGTTTCACCTTccgcgctctctccgccaccgGGGGGGACGCGAGGAGGAGGTGGGGCCGGCCGCGTGCGTCGACGCAACACGCTTTCCGTTTATCGGACCGCTATCGGATGCCGGGGCGTGTGTGGAATGGGCGGCGAATCTGGTTCAGGGAGAAGGCGGAGGCCCCCGGACAATGCGGCGCCCCTTTCGCCGCTCGACCCTCGCCGGACGCTGCGGCGGCCAGCGGCGTGCCGTCCGGCGCCGCGGCCGTACTGGCGTGAGCGCTCTTGCTCACTCACTCACGAACACACGCTCCTTCTCTCCGAGCATAGTGCGCTGCAGGCAGCGCGGACTTTGGCCTCCAAGGCGCCGCTTTTCCGCGGGTTGACGGCCCTAACTGGACACGTCCCTCCGGTCATCTCTCCTTGATTTGTCCTTTGCCGTTAGCCATGAAATTTTAACGTGTATCGCATACTTTCGTTTTGTCGTGTCGGCCTTGTTACGTTTCCGCTGAGATCGTACGGCTACTCTGCTTGTGCGAGATTGTGCTTTGATTCCCGCAGCAAaaggtcgacaactgggctagttggtaaggttccataatggttaaagcagcgcaaacaacacggacgaagaaggagacacaacgagcgcttactcgcaactgaaaggtttactagaggaaacataaaaagaaacaaaaaaaaaagaaatgaactcAAATTTGCCAACTAGCGAaaaggcaagaaaagcaaaaacTTCACTAAACAAATCTAACATCTTAACATCAGGAAGCAGTACATAGGTATTAGAACATATCTCGTTGTCAAGATATGTTGTCATATGAGTAAGCGCTCGCTGTCTCCTTTAGTCCGTTTTCTTTGCGCTGCTCTAACCGTAATCAATTCCTGCCCTGCTGTATGAACGGAAAGAAATTCATATTGATAGCCCATATTTTTTTACGCTGCGCACAGTGTGCACACGGAGAGAAAGGTAGCAAGCGTGGATGCGTTTTGCTTGAGGCTGCATCTTTGCTACTCGGAGCTTGTCTTATTTGTATACACTCGGACTAatggtatggtatgatgaactttattcgggttcTGAAGGTTGACGCGAACGGCTCTCACGTCTGGACAGAAAGGGTTCTGTGGGCAAAAATTAATCCTAAATGAATATCCTTAAAACAAcaaactatgccctgcctgctgCACCGGAATATTGCAGGCTACCGAATCGGGAAAAAATTATAGGACAGACGTAGAAAGAAGATTTTGAAGAGAGGAAAAATAATAGTATTACTACCTGCTAGGAAGCCACAGGCAAGGGAAGAAGCCGGCAGATCAGCGAATTTCATTAATATTATTTTTGTCTACTACGCATAATTTATCCAGTTTTGGCATTTCAAAGTCTTGTTCCATAAATTTGCTTGACTTACAATTGCTCTTGATTTACACAGATAGATCCGGATCTATCTGTGTATCTATCTGTCGAAGACAGCCGTCTTCGACAGCTTAACCTGACTGTATCCCACGTGTGGACAGTAAAGATTAACCTTACCGCCGCATCCTGGTCCTTCTGGACGTCCTGTACTGGATCTAAAAGAACTCCCCTGCGAAGGACTCGTCGCCACCAGTCTTTTTCCTTGACACAGTCTGTGAAAGGCGCAAGACACTGCCATAGCATATGATCTAGAGCGGCATCATTCGGTCtaatgcagcaaaaaaaaaaattcagagcccttccaaTACTGTGAGGATGGAAGCCAGAGATTCTGCGAGTATGGTGGGTCCAGTATAGAGAATATTGCTCTAGTGAACTTATATATAAATAATCATTATTGACCATATTGAACGAATAAAGAGACATACACTCAAAGATACCAGTGTTTCCCTTGCGCATGCCGCATATTACCTCGTCAACGGCGGCCAGCGGCTGTTTCAAAATGAAATCCTGTAGTACATGAGAAACCCCGTCGTTtcaaaagtacaaaaaaaaaatggcatgacTTTAGTTTCTTACGCAAGTGgccttgtctttgaggcaaaattgTTCCCGTCATTCTGTCATTTCGGCGAAAGCATACACCTTCATGTTTACTTTTACGCCATTTACGTTTTCTCGATGCAATAACGCTGGGTTAGTTCAGTTAATCGgttcgccgaaaattgttgttctacgcgtcttttgtCCGCGGGCGCTGCCAGCCAGAACTTGCCCATACGCAGCTACACTGTAATAACAGCCAGAGTTTCATATTCTATGCTTTGTACAGGTTCACTTCTGCCGTAGACGTATAGAAACGAGAACTTATTGGCTGGCATTAAGACTTAGGGAGGAGGCGTTCAAGTTGCGGCTCAAACACTCGAAAGACAGAGCGAAGGATATGGACACACGAACGCACAGCTGCACATTTTCTGTATGCAGCTGCACCATTTTATGAACTTCccgcagcggtggtctagtggttatggtgctcgactgctgacccgcaggtcacgtgatcgaatcccggcggcggcggctgcatattggatggaggcgaaaatgtttgaggcccgtgtacttagatttaggtgcacgttaatgaaccccaggtggtcgaaatttccgtagccctccactacggcgtctctcataattatatcgtggttttgggacgttaaaccccaacaattattattttacgAACTATTCGGAAAGTCAGagtaaataaaaagaagaaaactgaTGTCCGAGAATGTCGCCTGATCTATATGTTAGTCTCAATGATTGCATGCACCCTGACATCAACACGCACCGCGACGCACATGATTTTATTATCGTTCCTCAAACTGCTCGAACAAAGTGGCCAACGTCTCATCACCGTCTGAGATTGAACCAGCGAAACCGGGTCTCAGTCGAGACCGCATGATGCGCTTTTCGTGCTTTGCTTCTGCGAAGGGCCCGCCGATGATGGCATGCACACGTGCCGGATATTGATTCTCGCGTAAGATAGCTCAGGCGAGATACCCTCCGCATACCGCAATACCTGGAAGAAGAACATCACCGTGGCGTCCTTCATATGTCTCACGCCTTATGCGGGCTATGTATTACCCGGCCTTACTTTCCACTCTCCCATGCCGATGAAGGACTCTCGTGCACCCCACAATCCCGCGTCTACCCATCTTCGTTCTATCGTATACAGCGGCGTTTTCGTGAAATATAGTGTCGCGCTCTAGCGTGGCATGCAGGCGCGCCAATTTGTCTCGCGCGATGACCGTAACCGCCTCATCGTCCGCAGCTATAGCCTCGGGGCTTCCTTTCGCTCTGTCGCTGCAGTGCGGTGAAAAGGCGCGCCGTACATCCTCCAACGCTCGATGTTTTTCTCACGCAACGCTTACGCTCT
Above is a window of Rhipicephalus sanguineus isolate Rsan-2018 chromosome 3, BIME_Rsan_1.4, whole genome shotgun sequence DNA encoding:
- the LOC119387014 gene encoding cuticle protein 65-like produces the protein MNAFTALVVLALAYSANAGGYGLGYGGYGGYGLGYGGYGHGGYGGYGHAVVAAPAVVAAPAVAKVAVAAPVAKVAVAAPARSYTYRSDHFGPGVAVTRAVAAPAVAVGHGYGYGHGGYGLGLGYGGFGYGGYGYGGLGYGHGAAVVAAPAVAKVAVAAPVAVAAPVAVGYGLGHGFGYGHGYGHGGYGYGGKFYG